The Bubalus bubalis isolate 160015118507 breed Murrah chromosome 21, NDDB_SH_1, whole genome shotgun sequence genome segment GCAGAATGAGTCAGAGGAGGTGTTTCCCTGCTGGCCCAGCACCGTCTCTGTGGGCCTGCAGCGTGGCCCCCTCAGCACTCAGCACCGACGGTACCACAGCGAAGACCTCAGGGGGGTGACCCCTTCCTTGGCGATGGTTTCGGTGATTTTGCTGCCAGCCTGTAACGGCACAGAGACCTGCCACCTCTAGTAGGTGTGGCCAGGAGCTCCCCTAGCTGTTGCCGAGGTTAGTGGCCTCCCCTCTGAGTCCAGGGCCACTGTCATTGTCACTGCTAGCATGTCCCTGTTACGGCATTAATGGTAAGCCTGCCAGCCTGAGTCTGAGAGAGGCCTCGGTAACTGATGGACTACTTTCCTGCTCCTTAGAGATGCGGCCTCACACAGCTTAAATGGGCTCCACGATGGGATCCCATCTCTCTCGGCCCTCTGACCCTGGTGCCATTGGGTGGGCAGGTTCCCATTCCTGGGGGCCAGGAGGAGCAGCTTGTCTGTTTCTGGTCAGTAAAGAGCATCTTCTCTCATGTACTATTCTGTGGCTTCAGCCATGGGGGCAGTAGCTCTTCCTTAGCGTGGCTGGTTATTTCCTGGCAAGGCCGAGGCTAAACCAAAGGGTCTGGGCCCACTCGGGACCCACTTGATGGCACGTCCCTAGTGTGGGGATGTGCCGTGCTTCCTGAAGTAGTGTATTGTGGGATTTGCTGCCCCATTCTGCTCTTCATTGTGAGAGAGGTTACACCCACttatattcagtattttcctGGCACTAAAACAGCAGGGCTGGTATTTGCTGCTGCTTTCCCAGGGCAGGGTCCCTTCTTTTCGGCACTTTTGAACATTTGCAAGACACAGCCCTGTTATCTAACGGGTGGCAGGCATGTGTGTCTGCACTCGCTCTTTGCCACTATTTTGCCCTGCTCCGTGCCAGAGAGCCCTGTCCCTGCCAGGCCCTGCCTTCCCAGCCCCAACTTGGGACCAAAGTGCAAGACGGGATCACGGGTTGGGGTGTCCAAGTGACCCCTCTGTATAGTGCTTCCGTGGGCCAAGTCGACACCAGCCCCCTAGCGGGGTGGGATGGGCGGTGCTTAAAGAGGAAGGGGACCAGTGTAGCAACTTGCCAGGGACCCCACCCCTCCCTCACATCCGGGCCTGTGCAGTGGGCGTGGGGATTCTCCTAAGGGGCCAAAGGCCTGGGCTTGTTCGGTATCCTCTGCTCCCTTGCTCTTATCTGGTCACATGCACACTCCTAGATGCAGATTGCTTTGAACTTTAAAACTGTTCAATTTGGTTTCGTTTGTAccgatttaaaaaatgttttaatggggAAAATTTGGGGGAGAACCATGGGTAGGGCCTGGTTCCTTTGCTTCTCGGGGAACTCCAGGGCCTTGTCCGGAGGACCGCTCTCTGCTCCACTTTCCTGGAAGCTGCCTAAGCCTGTCCACGCCGTCCAAGCCCTGCGCCCGGATATGACACGTGGCTCCGGTCACGTCCGGGCGCGGTTGCGTTTTCTCGGGAACTTGCGTGCAGGGGAGGGAGTGGTCAGGCCTCGCGCCGAGTCCACCCTTTCTGTACACCTAGCGCTGCCCGCCCCGCTTGTGTCTGAGGTCGTGTATGTCAAAATAAATCCGCTAGAAACTGACGCGTGTCCGTGTCTTGGAGAAAATCCGCGTACTCCGGGAGTCTTGCCTGATCAGGCCCAGCCTGATCAGACACGCCCCGCTTGTGTCTGAGGTCGTGTATGTCAAAATAAATCCGCTAGAAACTGACGCGTGTCCGTGTCTTGGGAGAAAATCCGCGTACTCCGGGAGTCTTGCCTGATCAGACCCGGCCCTGCCCCTTTTTTCCGGTCAGGCGGGGTGGTGCCGGAATCTGCCGGGGCGCGGCGCAAAGGAAGCCTCGCCCTTGGCGCCAGCTCCTCTTTTGGATCCGCCAATGGCTAGCTGACCCGCAGGTCCGGGTCCCGGTTCCCATGGCAGCCCGGCGCGCTCGGCTCTCATTGGCTGCGTCTGTAGGAGCCTCGCGTCCCGGCGCGCCTACGTGGACGGCGTGCCACGTATACCACAGCTGATTGGTCTGCCCGAGCATCACGTCACTTCCCGCCCGCCGCCAGCCGGAGGTAGGAGCCCGAAGCTCTCTTGTCCGGCGTAGCGTTCCCGTTTGCTGTGGCCGCCGAGCTAACGTTATCGCGGACTGGGCGGACAGGGCAGAGTCACAGTTGATCAGTCTGGCTAGTGAAGGGCACGGCGGCGGGAGTGTGCGGCAGGGTTCCGCTAGGCGGGCCGTGGACACCTCGGAGCCTCGGACTCACTCTTCGGCCGCCCACAGGTGCAATGAAGGCACTGATTTTGGTGGGCGGTTATGGGACGCGTCTGCGGCCGCTGACGCTAAGCATCCCGAAGCCGCTGGTGGACTTCTGCAATAAGCCCATCTTGCTGCATCAAGTGGAGGCGCTGGCTGCGGTAAGGCCCGGGTCGGGGTCTTGGTAGGTCGTGGGATTGGCCAGGGATTGGGCATCGGGGACGTCCGTGCCTTCGGCTGAGCCTGCCTGGCGGCGGGCGCTGTTCTGTCCCCCAGGCCGGCGTGGACCACGTGATTCTGGCCGTGAGTTATATGTCTcaggtgttggagaaggaaatgaaagcgCAGGAGCAAAAGGTGAGGCACTCACTGACTTTTGGCCCTTTCCCTTGGTCCCTGCTCTTCACTCTGATGAGAGGAAACTGACGGGGCGTTTCTCCCTTCCAGCTAGGAATCCGAATCTCCATGTCCCACGAAGAGGAGCCTCTGGGGACAGGTCAGGAGAGAcagcaagatcccttggagagggttTAGGGCCAGGAAAGGGCAAGATTAAGCTTGGATGGGGATTGCTGAGCCTGGTTCCAGGGGCTCAGACCCTCAAGATGATGGTGGCCTCCGTTTCCCCCAGCTGGGCCCCTGGCCCTGGCCCGAGACTTGCTCTGTGAGACTGCAGACCCTTTTTTCGTCCTCAACAGTGACGTGATCTGCGATTTCCCCTTCGAAGCCATGGTGCAATTCCACCGGCACCACGGTCAGGAGGGCTCCATTGTGGTAAGATAGCACGTTTTCTTTCTCTGATACTCATGTCCTCATGCCCAGTGTCTCCCACTCTGCAGCCTTGAACTACCCGGTGGTGGTGTGGGTGTAGAGCTGTGCAGTTTGTGCCTTTAAGCATTGGGGACAAAGCGTGGGAAATTTAGGACAGCATGTACATCAAGGCTCAGGAGTACTGGACTAGGCCTGAAGTCCCCCTGCACTCAGGTGACCAAAGTGGAGGAACCCTCTAAGTACGGTGTGGTGGTGTGTGAGGCAGACACAGGCCGCATTCACCGGTTCGTGGAGAAGCCGCAGGTGTTTGTGTCCAACAAGATCAATGCAGGCATGTACATCCTGAGTCCTTCAGTGCTACGGCGCATCCAGGTGTGTAGAAGCCAGCTGCTGGGTGGGCTGGGTAGGACAGGCCACCACTGCCATGACCCTGCTCACGAGCTGCCCACTCTCACAGCTGCAGCCCACATCCATTGAGAAGGAGATCTTCCCTGTCATGGCCAAGGAAGGGCAGCTCTATGCCATGGAGTTGCAGGGTGAGGCAGGGAGGCCACCGGGTGGGGGTGGTCTGTGGCTGGGCTGAGCCCCCTGATGCATTCTCCCCCTGCAGGCTTCTGGATGGACATCGGGCAGCCCAAGGATTTCCTCACTGGCATGTGCCTCTTCCTACAGTCACTGCGACAGAAGCATCCTGAGCAGCTGTGCTCAGGCCCTGGCATTGTGGGCAACGTGCTGGTGGTGAGGCCCTTGCCCAGCCCATAATCTGTCTCCTCCATCCAGGAGGACAGGTGGCCCACTTGGGTTTTCCCCGCTGTCCTCAGGACCCAAGTGCCCGTATTGGTGAGAACTGCAGCATCGGCCCCAATGTGAGTCTGGGTCCCGGTGTGGTGGTGGAGGATGGCGTGTGCATTCGGCGGTGCACCGTGCTGCGAGACGCCCACATCCGCTCCCACTCCTGGCTGGAGTCTTGTATCGTGGGCTGGCGCTGCCGCGTGGGCCAGTGGGTAAGCTCTGGGCTGGGCtcggtggggagggtggggaccaCCTTTGCCTCACTGCCGTGCCCGCCTCCTCCCCGCAGGTGCGCATGGAGAATGTGACAGTGCTGGGCGAGGATGTCATCGTCAACGACGAGCTCTACCTCAACGGGGCCAGCGTGTTGCCCCACAAGTCTATTGGTGAGTCGGTGCCGGAGCCTCGCATCATCATGTGAGGGGTGCTGCGGGGCCGGTCGAGCCCATTTCCCCAGTGACAAGGGGAACACTGGCTTGACGCGTCCAAAGGCCCTGGACTCATTGCCATATGACTGGGGAGGACTGGATAAGACTGAAGTTGCCAGATACCTGCCTTCTCCCATGGACATAATCGGGCAAGATCCTTGTTGGACATACCCCACAAAGGCCACTCCCTTAAGAACAACTGGGCCGGGACTGTATGGAATAATAATTTAATGCTCACCGCGGCCCTGACTGAAAATCAAGCTGAGGCACAAATAGGGCACAGCTGGGCCTCTGCTGACGAGGTTCACACAGGcgaggaggtgggatggggtggggaggggagggggacgggGCAAGGGGCTCATGAACAGGGCCCAGCCTGGCTTTGAGTTGAGGGGTGGAGGTTCCTGCGTGTGGGCGAGGCGGGCCTAGGCAGCCGAGGAAGTGGCACTTGCGTGGGCAGCCTTGTCCCAGTCCTCCACCGACACGATGGTGGCTTTGCAGAAGAAGCAGTCCTTATTGTTCATCAGGTGCTGGTCAATGCAAGCTCTGCAACGGCAGGGTGCGCCAGTGGCTGGTgtagccccctcccacccccccaccccccgtgcCCGAGGGGCCCACGTACTTGCAGGACttgtggccacagggctggaacaCAGCAGAGATGGGGTGAGCGTAGCAGATGGGGCAGAGGTCTTCCTcactggtgggctgcagggagCAGAGTGCAGGGTGGGCTGGGTCAGACACCCAGACAAGGGGGTGTGCACTACACACACACGGTTGTGCTGACATGTACTGAGCTGCTGTGGCCCCACTCACCAGGGAGGCAGCTGCCACCTGCGCAGATGCAGAGGTTAGGTGTGCCAACATCTGTTCCACCTGGGCCAGCTCCTCCACATTGATGTAATCTGTatctgtggtgggggtggggtgggaggaggtgtcAGGCCAAATGTGGCCTCAGAACCCAGTGCCTCTTTAGTATTTCCAGCCTGGGAATTTGCTCTTAAGACAACTGACCTGACCCAGCCCCAAATCCCTGTCTTCCCTGGCCCACTTACAACTCTGTAGGGAGAAATGCTTCCGGTCAGGGGCAGGCAAAGcagtgccaggggctgggggctccgGCTGCCCCAACAGGTAGGATATGGAGCGGAGCTGGAAGCAGGGGTCAGCCAGGAGCACTGATGTGGCTCTCTCCGTCCTAGGTAGGAGAGGGTACAAGGGAAGTCAGGAGCCTGGGCCTGAAATCCCTATTATTGGAGGGGTGGGGTTCTGTGAAAGTCCAGCCCACTCCCATTACATCCTTGTTCGTCACACCCTATCTCCCTCCTGCTCTCAGATCCTCCCAGTAAAGTCCTCGATTCCAGTAAGGACCCGCTCCTGAGCAGGTCAAAGGGGGCACCACCATGAGATGGTGAAAGTCCACTTGCTCTCTCTTACACATTAACCCTACAGAAGAAACACCTGCCCCTCATACACAATAATCCTTCAAGGAAAACGCCATCTCTAATACACGTttatcttgtaaaaaaaaaaaccacaagcaGCTGGAAGGCGTACCTCCCAGGTTTCCTCTTCTCTTCCGGGAGACAGGTCCTCTGGAAAGCCGCCGGCCAAACTCGCGCCCCCTGGCGGCCACGCGAGGACTACGGtcgcgggggggggggggcgggggcgggacgCGACGGCCCCGCCCCTCCAGTGGGAGCCAATGGGAGCCGGCGGCCCCGCCCCCTGAGAAATCGCCTCCCGGGGAGTATTTAGAAGCTTGAGCGCGCTCAGGAAGGCACTCCAGGAGGGAGCTGGGGAAGCCCGAGAAGGGCGTGGTGAGCGAGCGCGGCCAACTCACATCTCCAAACGTGGAACTAGTCGGCCTTGCGAGAAGGAGCCCGCATCCTGGCTCGCTGACCGTCGCCCGGCACTTCTCACCGGAGAAGCGGGTGAGTCTCGGATCTGTGCCGCCCACTGAGCTGCCCTGTCCTGGCCCCGGCAGCCTCCGATATGGCCCGGCTGGTGCTGCAGAGCACACTACTGTGCCTGCTGCGCGTCGGATTAGGCACTCAGGACTCAGACAGCTTCCTGCCCCACGCGCCTCATAACTGCCCCCACAAATGCGTCTGTGCTGCCGACCTGCTGGATTGCGCCGGCCTGGGGCTGCGGGAGGTGCCGGTCAGGTTACCGGCCGCGGCTGCAGACCTCGACCTGAGTCACAATGGGCTCCAGCGCCTGCCCCCTGGCTGGCTGGCGCCCCTGTCCCGGCTCCGCGCCCTGCATTTAAATCACAATGAGCTGGAGGCACTGGGTCGGGGAGTTTTCACCAACGCCAGTGGCCTGCGGCTGCTCGATCTATCATCTAACGCCCTGCGGGCACTTGGCCGCCACGACCTCGACGGGCTGGGAGCACTGGAGACGCTGCTTCTGTTCAATAACCACCTGGCGCACTTGGACGAACGTGCCTTCCACCGCTTGGGCACACTCAGTCGTCTCTACCTAGGCTACAACAAACTCTCATCCTTCTCTTTCAACCACCTGCACGGGCTGGGCGCGGCCCACCTACGTATTCTGGATCTCTCCTCCAACCACATAGGACGCACCCCTGTGCCTGACCTGGCTGCGCTGCCTGCTTTTCTCAAGAACGGCCTTTACCTGCACGACAACCCGTTACCCTGTGACTGCCGTCTCTACCACCTGCTGCGACGCTGGCACCAGCGGGGGCTCAGTGCCGTGAGCGACTTTGCCCGCGAGTACACCTGCCTGGCCTTCAAGGTACCTGACTCCCGCGTGCGCTTCTTTGCGCACAGCCGTGTCTTCGAGAACTGCTCGGTGGCCCTGGCTCAGGACCTGGAGCGGCCAGAAGAGCAGCTGCACGTGCAGGTGGGGCAGTCCCTGCGGCTACACTGCAACACTAGTGCCCCAGCCCTACGTGTGGCCTGGGTTTCCCCGCAGCACGAGCTGCTCGTGGCACCAGGATCTCGCAATGGCAGCATCGCCGTGCTGGCCGACGGCAGCCTGGCCATCGGCAGTGTGCAGCCGTGGCACGAGGGTGTCTTTGTGTGCCTGGCCACCGGGCCCCGCCTGCATCACAACCAGACGCACGAGTACAACGTGAGTGTGTCCTTTCCCCACCCGGAGCCCGACGCTTTCAACACCGGCTTCACCACGCTGCTGGGCTGCGCCGTGGGCCTGACGCTCGTGCTCCTCTACCTGTTCGCACCGCCCTGCCCCggctgccgccgctgctgccgCCGCACCTGCCACTGCTGCCGCCGATGCCGCCGCTGGCCCCAAACACCCAGCCCGCTCCGGGAGCTGAGCGCACAGTCCTCGGTACTCAGCACCACGCCACCTGACGCACCCAGCCGCAAAGCCAGTGTCCACAAGCACGTGGTCTTtctggagcctggcaggagggGCCTCAATGGTCGTGTGCAGCTAGCGGTAGCGGAAGACTTCGACCTCTACAATCCCTCGGGCCTGTGGCTCAAGGCTGGCTCCGAGTCCACTAGCTCCACAGCCTCTGAAGGTCTGGTGATGACCTAGGCTGCCCATGGCCCCCACTGAGGCCGCTGCCTGCCTGCTGCTTGCCCTGCTCCCAGCTGCTACCCGAACAACTGCCAGCTGCTGGTGGGAAGCCGTGGGCTTGGTCCTCCAGCCTCCCACAGCGACCCCACTGGTAGAGGACTTCAGGTCTCCTACCTCTCTCCTGCTTCTCCCCATCACTGGGATCTAGCAGGGCCTACGTGTGCCCATGAGGATTGGAACCAAGGCCCAGCTGGAAGAGCCCTTGCAACCAGAGCCCCAGAATGAGTGGCAGGCCAAGGCGGCCAGCCATTATGGAGAGTGGTGGTGAGGCAGGGAACCGTGACCACTTCCCACTCCCCAAGGGGACGGGAAGGGAGCGGCCtgcaggggaagaggaggaggacttCAAATGAAGACCAGTCCCCACCTGCAGGGTGCAAAGAGGAAATTCCAAGCCCTTGCTCTGGTGAAATATGACTCCCCGTGCACCTACATTCAGCTACTTCAAGCTTCACAAGTCTATGCAGTCTGGTGACCAGGCAAGCAGCAAGTAAGCTCCTTAAGGGACCCCGTGGGCATCACAGGCCACTGAGGGCAGGGCCTCTCCCATGGGCTCGCAAGACAGCAGTAAGGGGTGCCACGGCCTGTGCCCCCAGCTTGTCTGTAAAAAGCCTGACTGAGACCCGAAGGCCCAGCTGGAACTCGCTGTCCCCTGAGGGTAGAATCCTCTTAAGGGCTGGCACTGGTCTCAGCCCTAATGGCTAAAGTAGTGCCCTGGCTTCATATGCATCTCACTGCTCCCACTGTGGGGAcaccagggaggggctgggccagGGGGCCCACAAGTGTCCTGGATCCAGCTGTCATGGGATTTCTTAATAAAGGCAGTACATGCTCACTGTTGGAGGCTTCAGACCCAGGTGTGTGCACTCAGCTCTGAAGCCCAGGAGGGCTGTCTTGGCATGGTAGGATGGCACCCCCACCCCTAGCACTGCCTCTCGGTGCCCGAGGCCAGGGCGCCTGCACTGCTGAGGTCCTGGGTTCTCCTGCTCCGAGCTGCTGCCATGGCCACCTAGTTACTCGTTACTGGGTTCACACCTCTTCTAGCTTCCTTCGGTGCCCAGGCCTGACTGAGGCCCACGTGAGGGTGAGCCCCGCCCAGCCCCCAGAGGGGAGCGCGCTCCCCAGCACTCACCCTGAGGCTGGGCCATGCACCAGGAGCCGCACCAGGATGCCGGTCACTGCCACCAGAATGGGGTAGTGGTCCACACTCTCCAGGCCTGTGGGGAAGGGAGCGGGGGGTGAGCCTTGAAAGTGCTCCTGCTGCAGGGCCTCCAGCGCTTCCCTCCGTCCTCCCTGCAGACAGCTGAGCTAGGCTGGGCGTGCCAGGCCCCAGCGGTCCGGTGCAGGCTGTCGGGTCAGGCAGCACTGCTCCGGGCAGAGGAACCGAGGCCTGCAGTGTGTTGGGTCCCGGGCTTCTAGGTCCTCACCAGGCAGCCGCAGGGTGACCACACGGTCAAAGAGGTTCCTCTCAGCTGTCACCCGGTTCAGCACCTGATTGAGCAGCTGTGGGGCAGGAACCCGTTGGTGGGTGGGTGGGCGGGCTCACCACTAGGGTGTCCCCAGGGTCCCGACCCCTTGCCCGGATGGACACACCTGTGCGAGCCGCCGCAGCAGCATCTCAGAGGTTGGCCGGGCCCAGTCGAGGAAGATCTCCGGCACCAGCGTGATGGTCATCTCCAGGACGCGCAGCAGGCTGACCGACAGGTCAAAGCAGGTGGCGCATACCTTAAGCTGCCGGCTGTCCACAAAGTTCCGCTCCAGGCGCTCCGCAGCCTGCTGGATCTGAGCCCCGCCACGTGGGCGCCTGTCAGGAGTCTGCCCACACTGCAGGTGGTGCCTCGTCCTCTGCCACCCCCGGCCCGCAAGGCGCCCctgtgacccacctcctggaTCATGCCAATGAACTCGGAGAAGGCCCAGTTGAGCTGGTTGAGGACACTGTTGAGGAAGCTGGGGGCCACGTCCGGACCCTCCCGCAGCAGGTCTGCCATGTGCTGCTGCAGCAGGGTGGAGGGGCAGGGCTCTGCGGGCACAGGGTGGGGGGCAGTAGCTGGGCATCATCACACCCCGGTCAGCAGCCTCGCCTGCCCGCCTCTGTCCTCCCTTACGGGGCCGCTGGCTAAGGGCAGAGAGACGGCTCTCTGGGAACCTCAGGTCTCAAAGGCAGGGGCACAGCGTGTAGCGCTACCAGGAGTTAGGGCTAaacctgtcccctccctctgctggGCCAACCACAGGCTGCAGTTGTTCCCAACCCCCAACCCACCCCAAGTTCTAGAACGGCCCCCAAGCGCCAGCAAGTCCACAGTCACATGCCCTTCAGGGTGTGCTAGACAGACAGGGCGGCCCAGAGCCCTCTCCTCTCATGTCAAGGCCATCCTCCCCAAGAGCCTACTTTGAGCCTTGCCATCCTCCCGTCCTCTGCTGCCCTTGGTGTGGCCTTGGCAGATGGCTGAGGTGGTGGGCGCCAAGTCTGGGCTGACAGGCAGCAGTAACCAGAGCCCTCAGCCGCACCCGGGCTGGCCAGCCCTCCCCCGAGCAAATCAATAGTTCCGGCAGCAGCGGACGTGGATCTGCCCCCTGCTCTCCACGGGCAGCTCAGGTCCACTCTAGAGCCAGGACCAAGGCAACTGGCAAGGACGTGCCACAAGGCCTTTGGCCTCTGGGGACCCCATTAGGCCCAAACACTGCCCACAAGGGCAGAAACACCCTGTGGGCTGAAGCAGGCCACCGTGTGGGGCAGGTACAGCATGGG includes the following:
- the GMPPB gene encoding mannose-1-phosphate guanyltransferase beta isoform X1: MKALILVGGYGTRLRPLTLSIPKPLVDFCNKPILLHQVEALAAAGVDHVILAVSYMSQVLEKEMKAQEQKLGIRISMSHEEEPLGTAGPLALARDLLCETADPFFVLNSDVICDFPFEAMVQFHRHHGQEGSIVVTKVEEPSKYGVVVCEADTGRIHRFVEKPQVFVSNKINAGMYILSPSVLRRIQLQPTSIEKEIFPVMAKEGQLYAMELQGFWMDIGQPKDFLTGMCLFLQSLRQKHPEQLCSGPGIVGNVLVDPSARIGENCSIGPNVSLGPGVVVEDGVCIRRCTVLRDAHIRSHSWLESCIVGWRCRVGQWVRMENVTVLGEDVIVNDELYLNGASVLPHKSIGESVPEPRIIM
- the GMPPB gene encoding mannose-1-phosphate guanyltransferase beta isoform X2 — encoded protein: MKALILVGGYGTRLRPLTLSIPKPLVDFCNKPILLHQVEALAAAGVDHVILAVSYMSQVLEKEMKAQEQKLGIRISMSHEEEPLGTAGPLALARDLLCETADPFFVLNSDVICDFPFEAMVQFHRHHGQEGSIVLQPTSIEKEIFPVMAKEGQLYAMELQGFWMDIGQPKDFLTGMCLFLQSLRQKHPEQLCSGPGIVGNVLVDPSARIGENCSIGPNVSLGPGVVVEDGVCIRRCTVLRDAHIRSHSWLESCIVGWRCRVGQWVRMENVTVLGEDVIVNDELYLNGASVLPHKSIGESVPEPRIIM
- the AMIGO3 gene encoding amphoterin-induced protein 3, with translation MARLVLQSTLLCLLRVGLGTQDSDSFLPHAPHNCPHKCVCAADLLDCAGLGLREVPVRLPAAAADLDLSHNGLQRLPPGWLAPLSRLRALHLNHNELEALGRGVFTNASGLRLLDLSSNALRALGRHDLDGLGALETLLLFNNHLAHLDERAFHRLGTLSRLYLGYNKLSSFSFNHLHGLGAAHLRILDLSSNHIGRTPVPDLAALPAFLKNGLYLHDNPLPCDCRLYHLLRRWHQRGLSAVSDFAREYTCLAFKVPDSRVRFFAHSRVFENCSVALAQDLERPEEQLHVQVGQSLRLHCNTSAPALRVAWVSPQHELLVAPGSRNGSIAVLADGSLAIGSVQPWHEGVFVCLATGPRLHHNQTHEYNVSVSFPHPEPDAFNTGFTTLLGCAVGLTLVLLYLFAPPCPGCRRCCRRTCHCCRRCRRWPQTPSPLRELSAQSSVLSTTPPDAPSRKASVHKHVVFLEPGRRGLNGRVQLAVAEDFDLYNPSGLWLKAGSESTSSTASEGLVMT